Proteins from one Mycobacterium sp. HUMS_12744610 genomic window:
- a CDS encoding NAD(P)-binding protein produces MSLNLPDMTQVLRETTRRGVGSHRWQRPLYVDLLPPCNHACPAGENIQAWLAHAHDGEYEKAWRALVEDNPLPSTHGRACYHPCESGCNRASLDTSVAIHAVERFLGDLAADEAWRVPVAAPSGKSVLVVGAGPGGLACAYHLARMGHRVEIRDAAEEPGGMMTCGIPAYRLPREPLRQEVARITAMPGITLTCGHRVEDVAGEMRTGGFDAVFVAVGAQEANHLDIPAMDGKKLTDAVALLGEAKKGRQPRLGRAVAVIGGGDVAMDAARTARRLGARDAVLVYRRDESHLAASPGEAREAFAEGVKIKWLSTVEQFGAAGILIEKVAMNPDGSLTPTGETERIAADSVVLAIGQHSDLSLLRGAAGVRINPDNVVQVDEVLMTGHPGVFAGGDCIGGPRTMTAAVGHGKLAARAMDAWMRGETYRHPPSHPLVTFDMLHLLDYLDAPRSQQPEVPPAQRGGFGEIVAGLDETQARYEAQRCLSCGNCFECDNCYAACPEQAITRLGPGRGYSVELDLCTGCATCFEQCPCHAIEMVPEPPGQPAPSGRHREALTPSSFKVRR; encoded by the coding sequence GTGTCGTTGAATCTGCCCGATATGACCCAGGTCCTGCGGGAAACGACGCGCAGGGGCGTGGGCAGCCACCGATGGCAGCGACCGCTCTACGTGGATCTGCTACCGCCGTGCAATCACGCCTGCCCGGCCGGCGAGAACATCCAGGCCTGGCTGGCCCACGCGCACGACGGAGAATACGAAAAGGCGTGGCGGGCGCTCGTCGAGGACAATCCGCTGCCGTCGACTCACGGGCGGGCGTGCTATCACCCCTGCGAAAGCGGCTGCAACCGCGCGTCACTGGACACATCCGTGGCGATCCACGCCGTCGAGCGCTTCCTGGGCGATCTCGCGGCCGACGAAGCCTGGCGCGTGCCCGTCGCGGCACCCAGCGGTAAGTCGGTTCTGGTCGTCGGCGCGGGTCCGGGCGGGCTGGCGTGCGCCTATCACCTGGCGCGCATGGGTCACCGTGTCGAGATCCGGGATGCCGCCGAGGAACCCGGCGGGATGATGACCTGCGGCATCCCGGCTTATCGCCTGCCGCGCGAACCGCTGCGCCAGGAGGTCGCCCGCATCACTGCCATGCCGGGGATCACCCTCACGTGCGGCCATCGCGTCGAGGATGTGGCCGGCGAGATGCGCACTGGCGGCTTCGACGCCGTCTTCGTGGCCGTCGGCGCCCAGGAGGCCAACCACCTGGACATTCCGGCGATGGACGGCAAAAAGCTCACCGACGCGGTCGCGCTGCTCGGCGAGGCGAAAAAGGGTCGCCAACCCCGGCTCGGCCGTGCGGTGGCGGTCATCGGTGGCGGCGATGTCGCCATGGATGCCGCTCGCACCGCCCGGCGGCTCGGGGCACGCGACGCGGTGCTGGTGTACCGCCGCGACGAGTCCCATCTCGCGGCATCGCCCGGCGAGGCCCGCGAGGCGTTCGCGGAGGGCGTGAAGATCAAGTGGCTCAGCACCGTCGAACAGTTCGGCGCCGCGGGGATTCTGATCGAAAAGGTCGCGATGAACCCCGACGGCAGCCTTACCCCGACCGGCGAAACCGAGCGCATTGCCGCCGATTCGGTCGTGCTGGCCATCGGCCAGCACAGCGACCTGTCCTTGCTGCGCGGCGCGGCCGGTGTCCGGATCAACCCGGACAATGTGGTGCAGGTGGACGAGGTCTTGATGACCGGGCACCCGGGGGTCTTCGCCGGCGGGGACTGCATCGGCGGCCCCCGGACCATGACCGCGGCCGTCGGGCACGGCAAGCTGGCGGCACGCGCCATGGACGCCTGGATGAGAGGCGAAACCTACCGGCACCCGCCCTCGCACCCGCTGGTCACCTTCGACATGCTGCATCTGCTCGACTACTTGGACGCCCCGCGCAGCCAACAGCCCGAAGTCCCGCCCGCGCAGCGCGGCGGGTTCGGCGAAATCGTGGCGGGTCTGGACGAAACGCAGGCGCGCTACGAGGCACAACGCTGCCTGTCGTGCGGCAACTGCTTCGAATGCGACAACTGCTACGCGGCCTGCCCCGAACAGGCGATCACCCGCCTGGGCCCCGGGCGCGGCTACAGCGTCGAACTCGACCTGTGTACCGGCTGCGCAACGTGTTTCGAGCAGTGCCCGTGCCACGCCATCGAGATGGTGCCCGAGCCGCCCGGGCAGCCCGCGCCGTCGGGCAGGCACCGCGAAGCGTTGACGCCGAGCAGTTTCAAGGTACGGAGATAG